TTTAACCCTTTGAGTTGAATTGCTACGTTCGAACATTGACATGTCCTCGAAGCAAAATAAAACTGAACCGAAGAAATAGATTAAATTACTGATCGACGTCATTATACGATGATTCTACGACGGCTGGAAATGCACTAGTCTGACAAGCATACTGACAGCTTTGAGCTTCTAGTTAGCGGAACCAAACAGCCATCCCAGGCGAACAAATGCCAGGATTTTATTCGGCGAGAGACCAATCCATATTCTGAAGTAGCATGGCGCGTGCCACATTATCACATTTTGAGCTTACATGATTTCCGGGTTAGAATATATATGTTTAAGGTAAACGATCTAAGTGTGTcaccatatgcatatataggCATTTGTATACCGCATTAATATTCCTTTTCGAACATCGCAATTAGAGTGCATGACTGGAATTATAATCCATTCAAACGATTGCTACACAAATTAGTGCAGATACATGTTGGCGCTAGGTTGTTTACAAATCGATACCCTGTTCAATCACATCCGAAAGCTTTTTCTGTACACCAGGTGCATAGCTAATCTCAGGTATTTGTCCAGTCCACGACTTGGACGGAAGATGTCCACCTATTTGGGCCCGCTGAGGAGGCCGGAACGATTGGATCGGGTCGGGTGCCTCCAAAGGATGGGCTTCGGTGTTGAACTTTTAATCACAGTTAGGATCAAATCAGTCCAGAGATACGAAAGGCATACCACATATTTGTCGAGGTTAAACTTGTTGGGATCGTCAAAGGTTAGATAGATGTACTTGATGACCTCGGCGAAGAAAAATGATTCGGTCTGATCGATATAAGTTGAGTTTGTAGATCGCACATCGTTGATGCCAGCAACCCCCACACCAGGCGTGCAGTATTTCTTGATGCTTTCAAGACCAGAAACAGCCCTGTTAAAGTACTACGCCAAATTTTAAATTAGATCTTGTGAACTATTGTAAAATAAAGTCTCACTTTGATATCTCCGGTAGCCCTCCATGCATAGAAATTACTCTATAATCCATTAAGATACAAGGTTACCAAAATATAGGCGCTCGCGCTCACCTCGAGAACCTCTGGCCGGAGGTCGTAATATGCATAGTTATTATATACATAAAATCCGTTTTTTTCGTAAAATTCAAGATCTCTGGCGCTCGGTGAAACACCAGTGTAATTCTATGATATAAACCATATTAATAATCTTGGGAAACAGATCGAAGGTTCAACTTACACCATCGGGCCCGACAtaggcaaagacttctgggCCAATGCCTGTCCTATACGAGAGTTGGGTAAATTAACTTAATCTCAATCGAAGGCGACTTACGCCGTCTTTTCATACGAGTTCCAGCACGCGTCTGTTAAACGTAAACCGTATTGCACAATGGTATCGTTTCCAGTCAAACGGCCTCCCATGATCCAGTTGCCGCCTGTATTAGTTCATCAGCCTGGTAGGAGAAAATACACGTAGTTGAAACCAACCATGAAAGCAAGCAAGGTGACTGCTGATATGCCTGACCCTGTTTTTCGTGTAATCGCCCAGGTACAACAAATCAGGTACGGAAGTATTCACTGCTGTTTGTGCAAGGTAGCGGATCGACGAGTCAACAGCCGTCAGCCAGCGACTGGTCCACTCGGGGCTGGCGTTGTTAGTGAGCCGACCGTACTTGATCAAGTACTCAAAATAGGAGTCTGAGCCGCCGCCCCAAGTCTAAGCCGGAGCAAGTGAGTACGTGT
The window above is part of the Rhizoctonia solani chromosome 7, complete sequence genome. Proteins encoded here:
- a CDS encoding glycoside hydrolase family 47 protein gives rise to the protein MHTCILLLSSVTIARAWSIQKPELQLPPDAAEKGRDAIDLFTAAYGDYKKYAWGHDSLAPLSKSFIDDRNGWGATIVDAMSTMKIMGLEDLFTEATPDNVSLFETTIRYLGGLVSAYELGGKKDHALIDRARDVGNKLSNGWQGTNDFPYNNLNFTSDAPVIEESGIAVAGTLILEWAKLAEYTGNKTYLELAEKSMRRIGTNDSPLPGLPAQGIDPSTGKPVGDYITWGGGSDSYFEYLIKYGRLTNNASPEWTSRWLTAVDSSIRYLAQTAVNTSVPDLLYLGDYTKNRVRHISSHLACFHGGNWIMGGRLTGNDTIVQYGLRLTDACWNSYEKTATGIGPEVFAYVGPDGNYTGVSPSARDLEFYEKNGFYVYNNYAYYDLRPEVLESNFYAWRATGDIKYFNRAVSGLESIKKYCTPGVGVAGINDVRSTNSTYIDQTESFFFAEVIKYIYLTFDDPNKFNLDKYVFNTEAHPLEAPDPIQSFRPPQRAQIGGHLPSKSWTGQIPEISYAPGVQKKLSDVIEQGIDL